CGCCCTCAGCAGTGGCTTTCGCGGCGATTTCCTCGAGTTCGTCGGGGTCGACGACCCACTGGCCGCGGCCCGCTCCGGGGTCGTCGCGGTTGCTGTCGCCGTTATCGTCACCATCGCTGTCGCCGTTACCGACACCGCCGCCGCCGCCGTTACCGTCATCGCGGCTGTCGCCCCCATCCCCCGGCAGATCCGCGTACGGCTCGAACAACTTCGCCGTCCGGCCACCGAAACTCCCGTCGGTGAACGACTTGATCCCGCCCATCTCTACGAATTCGCTCCCGCCGTTCGTCGCGAGGCCCGCGTCCAGGACGCTCTCGAGGTGGTCGCTCCAGTAATCCAGTCGCACCCGGCAGGTCAGTTCGCCCGCAGCCTCGAGGTCCCGGTACACCCGCGGGGCGTGGGACTGGCGAACCTTGTCGTGGACGCTGGTTACGCCCAGCACGTTCGCGTGTTCGAGGGCGGCGATGACGAGGTCCCGTGTCTCCGCGTAGTCGGGTTCGATGGCGTCCCAGACGGCCTCGGTCGCTTCCTCGACCACGACACCGGTCGGGTCGTCGCCCTCGGTTTCGACGTCGTCGTCCGGCATCGACCCGGTCAGACGCTCGAGCGCGACCGAGTTCAGCGAGGCGGTGTGCATGTCGACGCGCATCGCGACGACGGGGCGGTCCTCGCTGACGGCATCCAGGTCCGATGCGGAGAGGTACCGGTTCTCGGGCCACTCGCTCTCGTCGTAGCCGAACCCGAGGAGCCACTCTCGGTCGCTCGCGTCGCCGGCGTGAGTCGCGAGCGCGTCGAGGGCGCCCTCGAGCGTCTCGGCCGCGGAGAGGTCGGCGTGGACCAGGTACTGCCCCAGATTCTCTACGTGCGTGTGCGCGTCGATGAATCCCGGAAGAACGGGCCGGCCCTCGCAGTCGATCACGTTGGTTTCGACGCCCTCCAGGAAGCGGACCTCGTACTCGCGGCCGACGTGGACGATCTCGCCGTCGCGGATCGCCAGCGCCTCCGTCGGATTGGGTTCGGGAGCGTCGGGGTCGGTCCCGTCCACGTCCGCCAGCGAGTAGACGCGGGCGTCGACGAGCAGCGTGTCGGCGGCTTCGGTCATGTTCGAGTGCGCGCACGGAGAGGGCAAAACGGTTGGGAAAGCGGGTGACCTCGTCGCAAAACGGTTGGAAAAGCGGACGACCGCGTCGTGACCAGCGGGCGGGTCAGAGGAGGCGGGGTATTTTGTGTAAGAAGTAGAATATCTTACCCATGGTCTCTCGTGAAAACCGCGTCATACTCGGTTCGTTCGTGTTGTTCGTTGCCACGATCGGACTGCTCATCGGTCTCGAGGCCGTCCTCGATGTCGGTCCGCTCGACTCGCCCCTCCTCACATTCCTCCTGTTTTCCGGGTTCGTGGTCGTTCTCCCGCAACTGTACCTCGCGATCACCGACGACGAGGTCTCCCCTCGCGCCCGGGTTCGATTCGCCGTCATCGCGACGCTGGTTTTCGCGGCGATGATCGGCGGGGACGCCGCCGGCTGGCAGCGGTGGGCCATCCTGGTCGTCGCCGGCGGGACGTTCGTGATCCTGGTAGGTCACGAGTTCTGGGCCGGTTATCGCACGTCGAGCGAAACCAGTTCGTCGGCGACTCGAGTCGAGCGCTCGCGGTGACGAATCAGCAACCCTTAGCACCCACCGCCCCGATTCCTCGCACATGACCGACGCCGAGACCCTCGCCGAGCGCGTCCGGACGGGCGACTTGCGACTGCACGAACTCGAGGACCACGCCGATCACGACACCGCGGCCGCGGCCCGCCGGGTCCTGGTCGAGGCCGAGACCGACGCCGACCTCGAGACGGTCGGCGACTACGCCTTCGACGCCGAGGTGGCTGAATCCGCCATCGAGAACATGATCGGTGCGGCCCAGGTGCCGATGGGCGTCGCCGGCCCCGTCACCGTCGACGGCGGCGCCGCGAGCGGGCAGTACCGACTGCCGCTGGCGACGACCGAGGGCGCGCTCCTGGCCTCGGTCAACCGCGGCCTCTCGGTTATCGAGTCGGCTGGCGGTGCGAGCGCCCGCGTGACGAAAAATGGCATGACCCGCGCCCCGGTCTTCCGCGTCGAGGGCGTCGTCGAGGCTGCCGAGACCGTCGAGTGGGTCGGCGAGAACCTCGAGGCCCTGCGCGAGGCCGCCGAGTCGACGACGAACCACGGCGAGTTGCTCGACGTCGAGCCCTACGTCGTCGGCGACTCGGTCTACCTGCGTTTCGCTTACGACACCAAGGACGCGATGGGGATGAACATGGCTACCATTGCGACGGAAGCGGCCTGCACGGTCGTCGAGGATGAGACGCCCGCTTCTCTCGTGGCTCTCTCGGGAAACCTCTGTTCGGACAAGAAGCCCGCGGCGATCAACGCCGTCGAGGGTCGCGGCCGCTCCGTCACCGCAGACGTAGTGATCCCCGGCGAGATCGTCGAAGAACGCTTGCACACCACCGCCGACGCCATCGCGGAGGCCAACACCCGCAAGAACCTGATCGGGAGCGCCAAGGCGGGCAGTCTGGGGTTCAACGCCCACGCGGCCAACGTCGTCGGCGCGGCCTTCCTCGCGACTGGCCAGGACGAGGCCCAGGTCGTCGAGGGGGCGAACGCGATCACGACGATGGACGCCCGTCCGAACGACGACGGGGCGTCCGACCTCTACGCCTCCGTCTCGCTGGCCTCGCTCGAGGTCGGCACCGTCGGCGGCGGCACGAAACTCCCGACCCAGTCAGAGGCGCTCGACGTGCTGGGCCTGCGTGGGGGCGGCGACCCCGCGGGGAGCAACGCCGACGCCCTCGCGGAGGTCATCGCGGTCGGCGCACTGGCGGGCGAACTCTCGCTCCTGGCGGCGCTGGCCTCGAGGCACCTCGCGAGCGCGCACGCGGATCTGGGTCGGTAGTCGGACGAAGCGCTTCAGTAATCGGTCGCAACTCTGTTCTCCGCTCGAGTCAGGCGTAGGCCTCGAACTCCTGGCCGAAGGCGAGGAAGTAACCCGTCCCGACGAGGCCGATGACGGTCGCGATGGTAAAGGCGAGGACCGGATCGCCGGCCAGGATCGGCTCCCCCGTCAGGGGATTCGACAGTCCCGCCCAGAGAAATCCCCCGAGGGCGGCGCTGGGGATGACGATCACGTTCCGCAGGAGGTAGTACGCGCCCGTGACTCGCCCCCCGGCGCCCATCTCCGCGGGGCCGACGATCAGGGCCTTGTGGGCCGGCAGGCCCGCAAATCGGAGTCCGGAGAAGGCGAACAGGACCGCGAGGACCCCCGCTGTGGAGAGTGCACCGACTCCGCCCTCAGGCACCGAGATCAGCATGATCGGGAACACCGCGTAGACGAGAAAGCCGAGCGAGACGACCGGCTTGAGTCCCACGCGCTCGGCGGCTTTCGCGGCCGGGATCATCACCAGCAGGGCGACCGCCATCTCGAGGCCCAAGAGGAGGCCGAAGAACGCCTGCGGCGAGAGCGAGTCGCCGACGACGGGTATCGACGCCGGGAGCGCGAGGCCCACCGCGAGAAAGTCGGTGACCACGAGGACGAAGAAGACGTAGACCATCCCGTTGGCGAACCGAACGAGGGTGTCGCCGACCAGGAGCGGCCGTAGCGGGTCGGGGAGGTTCCGAAGATCCGCGAGGAGCTGAGAAATCCCCTCGAACTCCTTGCCGAAGGAGTCGTCGCTCGAGTCGTACAGCCGATGCTGGACCAGCGTGCCGAAGACGCCGAAGGCGACGGCCACGACGAGGATCAGCTGGAAGGCGAAGACCACCTCGTCGCTAGCGCTGGTGAAGGGGGCGAAGAGAATAGCAGCGATCAGGGGGCCGACGAGGAACGCCGTCCGACGAAAGCTCTCGGTGCTGGCGAACCCCGCCGCCAGCTGTGAGGGCGGGACGGCCTGCTTGACGATGGCGTAGGTGGCCCCGAGGCCGAAGGACTTCCAGGCCTGGGCGAGGATCAGCCCGAGGAAGATGGCGACGATGGCGAGGTTAGTAGGGCCAACGGCGACGTCGGCCAGGAGAGGCGCCGCGAGCCAGACGCCGAATCCGATGGTGGCGAGAAGGCCGAACGCGGTGAGGGCGTACCGGGAGCCGATGCGGTCCGAAATCGCGCCGCCGGGGTAGGGGTAGACGGCGCTGATTACGTTCCCAGCGGTTCCGAAGAGTCCGACGGCGACGCCCGTCGCCCCCAGCGCGACCATGTACTCGGCCATGTAGCGACTCGTCATCTGGAAACTGAGGCTGAACGCGAACATGGCGAGCGAGAGGACGATCACGTCCCGCTCGAGGGCGAAAAACTGGCGCCAGGCGTCGAGCGGGTCGGCCGCGTCCGTCTGGGAGTCCTCGAGGCTCATACGGTGCCGGTTCTGGCTCCACCGACAAGGACATTTCCGTCCCGACGAGCTGAACGCCGCGCACCCGAGGCGCCACGCCGGCTCCCGCCCGCATCGAAAGACCGAACCAGTAAAGACAGGCGGGCGCTTCCTCGGGCACATGACGACGACGCTCGGGACGGCGAGCGCGTCACCCGGCGAGATCGACACGGGCCGACTCGAGGTCGGCGAAACCCGAGACGGCAGCCCGTTCGGCCTCCCGGTCGCCGTGATCAACGGCGCCGAACCGGGGAAGACGCTCTACGTGCAGGCAGCCAGCGACGGCGACGAGTTGAACGGCGTCGGCGTGCTCAGCCGCGCCGTTCCACGGATCGATCCCACCGAACTGTCGGGAACCATCCTGGTCGTGGGAATCGTCAACTACCACGCCTTCCAAGTGGCCGAACACCGCAACCCGATCGACGACACGAAGATGAACCGAACCTACCCCGGCAACGAGTCGGGCACCTCGAGCGAGCGCATCGCCCACGCCACCTTCCAGATCGCCCGCGAGGCCGACCTCATCGTGGACCTCCACCAGGGGTCGACCAGTCGCATGATCGACGAGGTGCGGGTCCGCTGTGGCCACCGCCACCGCCTCCACGAGTCGTGTCTCGAACTCGCGCGCGCGTTCGCCCTCGAGTGCGGGCACGTCCTGGACCAGAAGGGGCCCGAGGGGCAACTCGCCCGCGCGGCACCGAACGAGGGCATCCCGACGATCGATCCCGAACTTGGCGGGGCGACCGGCTGGGACGAGGGCAGTATCGAGAAGGGCGTCGCGGGCCTGTTCAACGTCCTCCGGTACTACGGGTTCCTCGAGGGCGAGGGCGAACTCGTCGACCAGACGCGAGCGACCGGGTTCGACCAGTACGGCTCGCCGGTCGGCGGCCTCGTCCGCTTCGAGTCGTCGCTGGGCGAGCGCGTCGCGGCCGGCGACACCCTCTTCGAGGTGACCACGCCCTTCGGCGAGTCGAAGGCGACCGTGACCGCCGACAGCGACGGCATCTTCTGGCGGAGTCGGCGCCTCCCACAGGTCGCGACCGGCGAGTACGTCTGCTCGGTTGGAACCGACCTCGAGGTGATCTGACGTGGACACCCCAAGCGACCTCGTCTGTCCCGACTGCGGGGCCGAGTACGCCGCCGGCCCGGACGAACCCTGGCGCTGTACCTGCGGGCACGGCCTCGAGTTCGCAGCTCGTCCCCACCCCGAGGGGAACCCGCTGCCGCTCTCTCAGCTCGACACCACCGAGGGGCTGTGGACGTTCTTCGAGTTCCTCCCCATCGAGAAACACGTCACGTTCCACGAGGGGTTCACCCCGCTCGTCGACGCTCCAGAGTGGGACGCTCAGTTCAAACTCGAGTACGTCTTTCCCACGGGCTCGTTCAAGGATCGCGGCGCGACGACGACCCTCTCTCGCGCGGTCGAACTCGGCGTCGAGAAGGTCGTCGAGGACTCCTCGGGCAACGCCGGAGCGGCCATCGCGACCTACGCGGCGAAAGCCGGCCTCGAGGCCGACATCTACGTACCCGCGGACGTCAAGCAGTCGAAGCTGATGGCGATCCAGCGCGTCGACGCACGCCCCGTCCGCGTCAAGGGGAGTCGCGAGGACGTCACGGCGGCCTGTCTCGACGCCGTCGAGAGCGGCGAGGGGTGGTACGCCTCCCATGCCTGGAACCCGGCGTTCTACGCGGGGACGATGACGTTCGCGTTCGAAATCGCCGCCCAGCGCGGGTGGACCGTCCCGGACGCGCTGGTGCTCCCGATCGGCCACGGAACGCTCTTCCTGGGCGCCTACCGGGGGTTCAAACTGCTCAACGACGCCGGAATCGTCGAGTCGATGCCACGCCTGCTCGGAGCCCAGGCGGCGGGCTACGCGCCCATCGTCGCCGCCCTCGGCGGGGAGACGAGGGGCGAGGATGGAGAGCGAACCGACATCGCCGACGGCATCCAGATCGCCGAACCCGCCCGCGGCACCCAGATCCTCGAGGCCATCGACGCGACTGACGGCGACGCCATCGCGCTGGGGAGCAACGTCCTGGAGACGACCCTGGATCGGCTCCACCGGAACGGCTACTACGTCGAGCCGACGTGTGCGGCGGCCCCGGCGGCCCTCCGTCGGTACCGTGAGGCGGGTGTCCTGGACGACGACGATGACGTGGTGGTCCCGCTCACGGGGAGCGGGCTGAAGACGATGTAGGTCTGGGTTCCTGAGTGCCTGAGTGCCTAGGTGCCTGGATAACTGTGGACCGACGACTGTCGACTAGCCAGACAACGTCACACTCGATCGTTCCCACGAGATGAGAACCGGCGCGAGGGTCAGTATCGAGCACCTCTTGAGGGACGGAGATGGAAATGGGGAATCACTGCTGGCCGGTCGATGGGGAATCGCCGACGCTCGCGGTCGTCCAGGCCGTCGCGGCCGCTGCGGGTCGTCAACCGGAGGACCTCGAACCGCTGTACGACTCCGTCGACGGCGATGCCCTGGACGGGGTGCTCGAGGGTGGTGACGACGTTCGCGTCCGGTTCGAGTTCGCGGGGTTCGATGTCGACGTAACGCTGGAGGAGGTGTGTCTGACCGAGCGGGCGTAGCCTCGAAGCTCTCGCGAGCGACGATACCACTTTGAGGGTGCCCCTCGAGTGTCCACGTGATGACGGATTCAGACGAGGCCCGCGTTCCAGTGGAGTGTTCCGCGTGCGAGACGCGAACTCGCGTGCCGCTGTCGGAACTCGCCGAGTCGATCGAGCGCCACAACGAGACCGTTCACGACGGCGAACCGATCGCGGAGGTCGATCCGGACCTCAAGGCGCAACTAGCCGACCTCGTGGTCGAGGACCTGGGCCTTCTCGAGGACGAGGGCTGATCGGGAGTGCCGAACGCACAAATTCGAGACCCGGCGCTGGCCGGATGGGATTGGCGAGTGCTCCCCGCGTTCGTCGTGGTCGGTGCGCTCGCGTTTCGTTCCGGCCGACGCTTGCTCGCGGCCGACCCCACTCCCTGGGCACTGGTCGTCGCCGCAGCCATCGCCGGGTTCGTGTTGCTCGGCCCGTTCGCCTGGCTCGCTCGCGGCCTCCTCGAAGCGCGGCCGCGAGAGCTCGCCGCATTGGTCGGCTTCGGTGCCGCCGTTCTCACACTGCCGTTCGGCGTGACCGCGACGATGGTGCTCGAGGTGTCGATTTCGCAGATGCTCGAGGCGATGCTGGTCGGGGCGGCCCTCGGAGTCGTGGCGGTCGTGCTGGCCGAGCGGACGACGGTTCCGGAACTGGTCGTGGAAACGGCGGCGGGAACGGTCTCGGGGGGATGACGCACCCTCGCGGCGGCGACGGCAGCGGGTTGCGGCTGCCAGTTCGTACCGTGGGCGGACCCGTCCCGAAATGGTTTTGATCCCCTCACCCGGACACTCGGTATGCCGACGGAACCGGACACCCAATACGACTCCTCGCTGGGGAGCAAGTTCATTTTCGTCACCGGCGGGGTGATGTCAGGTCTCGGGAAGGGGATTACGGCCGCGAGCACCGGCCGACTCCTGAAGAACGCGGGCTTCGACGTCACTGCCGTCAAGATCGACCCGTACCTGAACGTCGATGCCGGGACGATGAACCCCTACCAGCACGGGGAAGTGTACGTCCTCAAGGACGGCGGCGAGGTCGACCTCGACCTCGGGAACTACGAGCGCTTCCTCGGGATCGACATGCACTCCGATCACAACGTTACGACGGGCAAGACCTACAAGCACGTGATCGAGAAGGAGCGCGCGGGCGACTACCTCGGGAAGACGGTCCAGATCATCCCGCACATCACCGACGACATCAAGCGTCGCATCCGCGAGGCCGCCGAGGGATCGGACGTCTGCCTCATCGAGGTCGGCGGCACCGTCGGAGACATCGAGGGGATGCCCTACCTCGAGGCCCTGCGCCAGTTCGCCCACGAGGAACCCGAGGAGAACGTCCTGTTCGTCCACGTGACCCTGGTCCCGTACTCGAAAAACGGCGAGCAGAAGACGAAGCCAACCCAGCACAGCGTCAAGGAGGTTCGGTCGATCGGTCTCCAGCCGGACGTAATCGTCGGCCGGTCGGACGACAAACTCGAGCCCAGTACCAAAGAGAAGATCGCCCTGTTCTGTGACATTCCCACCGAGGCCGTCTTCTCGAACCCCGACGTCGAGGACGTCTACCACGTCCCGCTGGCCGTCGAGGAAGAAGGCTTAGACGAGTACGTCCTCGAACACTTCGACCTGGCCGACGCGGCGCTCCCGCCCGAAGAGCGCACCCGCGAGTGGCGCGAGGTCGTCACCACCGAGAAGACCGAATCGGTCGACATCGCGCTCGTCGGCAAGTACGACCTCGAGGACGCCTACATGTCGATTCACGAGTCGCTGAAACACGCCGGGTTCGAACTCGGCGCCGAGGTCAACGTGGAGTGGGTGTTCGCCGACGACCTCGCCGACGGCCACGACGGCCAGCTCGAGGACGTCGACGGCGTCATCGTCCCCGGCGGGTTCGGCATGCGCGGCACCGAGGGAAAGATCGAGGCGATTCGCTACGCCCGCGAGCACGACGTCCCCTTCCTCGGGCTCTGTCTGGGCTTCCAGATGGCCGTCGTCGAGTACGCCCGCCACGTCCTCGGTCTGGAGGACGCACACTCGGCAGAGATGGACGCGGACACGCCTCACCCCGTCATCGACATCCTGCCCGAGCAGTACGAGGTCGAGAACATGGGCGGGACGATGCGTCTGGGCGAACACACGACCGTCATCGAGCCCGAGACGCTCGCCTACGACCTCTACCAGGACACCTCGTGTCAGGAGCGCCACCGCCACCGCTACGAGGTCAACCCCGAGTACTTCGACGCGTTCGCGGACGAGCCGCTGACGTTTTCCGGGACGGCAGGTAACCGGATGGAAATTCTCGAACTCGAGGGCCACCCGTTCTTCCTGGGCACGCAGTACCACCCCGAGTACAGTTCCCGACCGGGCGACCCGAGTCCGCCGTTCGTGGGGCTGGTCGAGAGCGTGCTCCAGACGGGTCGGATGGATGGCGGAGACGTACCGAACGATGCGGGCGACACGGACGAAACCGAGGTGACGCACTGATGGTCGACGCCGACACGTTCGTCCCCGACGCCGTCGCGGAGATCGAAAACGAAATCGGCGACGCGAACGCCGTCATCGCCCTCTCGGGCGGCGTCGACTCCTCGGTGGCCGCCGCACTGGCCTACGAGGCCATCGGCGACCGACTCACCCCGGTCTACGTCGACACCGGCCTGATGCGCAAGGGCGAGACCGACCAGATCCGCGAGACGTTCTCGTTCATGGAGAGCCTCGAAATCGTCGACGCGAAAGAGCGTTTCCTGGAGGGGCTCGCCGGCGTCACGGATCCGGAGGAGAAGCGCAAAATTATCGGCGAGCAGTTCATCCGCGAGTTCGAACGCGAGGCCCTCGAGGCCGACGCCGACTACCTCGTCCAGGGGACGATCTACCCCGACCGGATCGAGAGCGAGGGTGGGATCAAGTCCCACCACAACGTCGGTGGCCTCCCCGAAGTCGTCGATTTCGACGGCATCGTCGAACCCGTTCGAGATCTCTACAAAGACGAGGTTCGCGATGTCGCCCGCCACCTCGGCCTCGACGAACTGGTAGCCGAGCGGATGCCGTTCCCCGGTCCAGGACTCGCCGTGCGCGTCATTGGCGAGGTTACCGAGGAGAAACTCGAGGTCGCCCGCGACGCCTGTCACGTCGTCGAGGAAGAACTCGAAGAGTACGATCCCTGGCAGGCGCTCGCCGCGGTCATCGGCAAGGCAACGGGCGTCAAGGGCGACAACCGGGTCCACGGCTGGGTGGTCTCCGTGCGATCGGTCGAGTCCCGCGACGGCATGACCGCTCGCGCCCAGGAACTCGACTGGGAGACCCTCCAGCGGATCCAGTCGCGAATCACCGGGCAAAATGAAAACGTCGCGCGCGTCGTCTACGACGTGACGCACAAGCCGCCGGCGACGATCGAGTACGAGTAGCGAGGATTGCGGTCAGTTTTTCGGGGTTGATTCGAGTAACTCGCGTGCCTCCGCCGGATCCGTTCGGAGGACGACGTCGCCGTTTCGATCGTCGTACTCGACGAGGAGTTCCTCCTCGAGTCGCGGCAGGTGATCGTGGTGGAGCATCGTCTCGAGTCGCTCGACCTCGCGTTCCGAGAGCGTCTCGTCGTCCGAAAGCGCCGCCACCAGTTCCTCCCGGGTCGCTATCTCGCGGTCGACGAGCAACGACATCACGCGTCGTCGGACGGGATGGCCCAGAACGCCGCTCGACTGAACCAGATACACGAGAGCATCGTCGAGAAGCCCGGCGAACGCGAGGGCCGCCTCGGCGAGAATCAGCATGGCCATGAATGTAGTCGAGCGAGCGCGCACAAAAGATTTCTCGTGGCTCGTGCGGAGAGTCCGGACAGCTGACTTTCCGAGGCCAAGCCGATTCTTCGCTCGAGCCGTTAGATGCGCACCTCGAGCGGACGTTCGTCCATCGTTCGCCTCTTATTTCCCCTACTCGCCTCCTACGATCGATCGTCCGACTCGAGCACCGATTCGTACAGTTCGAGACGCCACGTCGGGACGACGAGTTCCTCCGTTTGATTGTAGACGAGGAGTCCGTACTCCTCGAGCAGCGGGAGGTGCGTCCGACGCAGCGAGACGTGGACGCGCTGGCGGAGCTGGTGAATCGTCGTCTCGACCGTCGGCCCGTGTTCGTCGTCGGCGAGCCAGCCAATCAGCGTGTGGACATCGAGTGCCGTTCCCGCATCGAGCAGGTGCTCGAGGAGCGTCCGGCGACGGTCCGACGATAGCACACGAGTGACTTCGGTACGAGCGAGAGTGTCGCGATTACCAGCGCCAGGGTGCGTAGCGGCGGTCGTGCCACGACCGCTCGAGTTCGCCGTCTTGGTCGGGACGCGGAACGTCATGGGTGATAACCACTCACTCGAATATTACGCATAAAGCGGCGTGGTCGTTTCGTCGTTCGTCACCGATCGCAACTCGGTCGAATCGTTTAGCCGGCGGTAAAACGATATTACTCGCTGCAAGGACCCGTCTGGGGGATCGTTGCCACGCGTGAAAATCGGTCCGTCGATCGCAAATTCGGGTTGAATTCGCCTCGAGTATCACGAACGCTGATCGGTTATCTCGAGGATAAACGAACGGTCGCTGGCGTCACGCGGTACCGTCCCAGGCAACAGCCAGCTCACGCAGGCGCCGTTCCGAGCAACAACCAGAGGTTCAAGATCGTGAACCCGACGATGACGGCGACGGTGTAGTACGCCACCGCGACCAGCGCGGCGAGTTTGTAGTCCAGGTCGTAGACGATCAGGATCGCGGTGTAGGCGACGGCGACCATGAACGGGACGACCACCAGCGGGCCCCACCGCTGGAGGACGACCGAGACGAGTGCCAGTACCGGTCCAATGGTGAACGCGCGTTTGACCGGGACCGTCCCGAGCACGTACCGGGCCGCGATGTGGAGCGTGACGCCGTAGAAGACGGTCGCCAGCAGGAAGGTCCCGAGGTACGCGAGGGGGCCACCCCCAGCCGGATCGATCCCGCCGGGGACTTGCGCGAGAAACGATGGAGCGTGCATACTCGAGAGACGATATCACGCGGTTTGTGTGTGCCGAATTCGCGTCGCTCGAGGGGGAGATTCGAGCAAAAATTGAGTCCGCGAGTCGGACTGCTACTCGAGCAGACCGAGGTCCTCGAGTCGGGAGACGATCTTGTCGACGGCGTGTTCGGCGTCGGCCGGCTTCTTCCCGCCGGTGATGACGAGTTTGCC
This region of Natronosalvus halobius genomic DNA includes:
- a CDS encoding amidohydrolase, producing the protein MTEAADTLLVDARVYSLADVDGTDPDAPEPNPTEALAIRDGEIVHVGREYEVRFLEGVETNVIDCEGRPVLPGFIDAHTHVENLGQYLVHADLSAAETLEGALDALATHAGDASDREWLLGFGYDESEWPENRYLSASDLDAVSEDRPVVAMRVDMHTASLNSVALERLTGSMPDDDVETEGDDPTGVVVEEATEAVWDAIEPDYAETRDLVIAALEHANVLGVTSVHDKVRQSHAPRVYRDLEAAGELTCRVRLDYWSDHLESVLDAGLATNGGSEFVEMGGIKSFTDGSFGGRTAKLFEPYADLPGDGGDSRDDGNGGGGGVGNGDSDGDDNGDSNRDDPGAGRGQWVVDPDELEEIAAKATAEGDYQLTVHAIGDEAIEETISAFEATANGGSARHRVEHVELATDDHLERMAEAGIVASVQPNFLQWAGEGGLYDQRLGVERRERTNRYRSMLEAGVPLAFGSDCMPLDPLLGVHHAVNAPVEAQRLSVTAALRAYTAGAAYAGFDEGRLGTLEVSKKADITVLEASPWDRPEQIDEIDVAMTLVDGAVVHDAGLESS
- the hmgA gene encoding hydroxymethylglutaryl-CoA reductase (NADPH), whose amino-acid sequence is MTDAETLAERVRTGDLRLHELEDHADHDTAAAARRVLVEAETDADLETVGDYAFDAEVAESAIENMIGAAQVPMGVAGPVTVDGGAASGQYRLPLATTEGALLASVNRGLSVIESAGGASARVTKNGMTRAPVFRVEGVVEAAETVEWVGENLEALREAAESTTNHGELLDVEPYVVGDSVYLRFAYDTKDAMGMNMATIATEAACTVVEDETPASLVALSGNLCSDKKPAAINAVEGRGRSVTADVVIPGEIVEERLHTTADAIAEANTRKNLIGSAKAGSLGFNAHAANVVGAAFLATGQDEAQVVEGANAITTMDARPNDDGASDLYASVSLASLEVGTVGGGTKLPTQSEALDVLGLRGGGDPAGSNADALAEVIAVGALAGELSLLAALASRHLASAHADLGR
- a CDS encoding MFS transporter; protein product: MSLEDSQTDAADPLDAWRQFFALERDVIVLSLAMFAFSLSFQMTSRYMAEYMVALGATGVAVGLFGTAGNVISAVYPYPGGAISDRIGSRYALTAFGLLATIGFGVWLAAPLLADVAVGPTNLAIVAIFLGLILAQAWKSFGLGATYAIVKQAVPPSQLAAGFASTESFRRTAFLVGPLIAAILFAPFTSASDEVVFAFQLILVVAVAFGVFGTLVQHRLYDSSDDSFGKEFEGISQLLADLRNLPDPLRPLLVGDTLVRFANGMVYVFFVLVVTDFLAVGLALPASIPVVGDSLSPQAFFGLLLGLEMAVALLVMIPAAKAAERVGLKPVVSLGFLVYAVFPIMLISVPEGGVGALSTAGVLAVLFAFSGLRFAGLPAHKALIVGPAEMGAGGRVTGAYYLLRNVIVIPSAALGGFLWAGLSNPLTGEPILAGDPVLAFTIATVIGLVGTGYFLAFGQEFEAYA
- a CDS encoding succinylglutamate desuccinylase/aspartoacylase family protein; amino-acid sequence: MTTTLGTASASPGEIDTGRLEVGETRDGSPFGLPVAVINGAEPGKTLYVQAASDGDELNGVGVLSRAVPRIDPTELSGTILVVGIVNYHAFQVAEHRNPIDDTKMNRTYPGNESGTSSERIAHATFQIAREADLIVDLHQGSTSRMIDEVRVRCGHRHRLHESCLELARAFALECGHVLDQKGPEGQLARAAPNEGIPTIDPELGGATGWDEGSIEKGVAGLFNVLRYYGFLEGEGELVDQTRATGFDQYGSPVGGLVRFESSLGERVAAGDTLFEVTTPFGESKATVTADSDGIFWRSRRLPQVATGEYVCSVGTDLEVI
- a CDS encoding pyridoxal-phosphate dependent enzyme, with protein sequence MDTPSDLVCPDCGAEYAAGPDEPWRCTCGHGLEFAARPHPEGNPLPLSQLDTTEGLWTFFEFLPIEKHVTFHEGFTPLVDAPEWDAQFKLEYVFPTGSFKDRGATTTLSRAVELGVEKVVEDSSGNAGAAIATYAAKAGLEADIYVPADVKQSKLMAIQRVDARPVRVKGSREDVTAACLDAVESGEGWYASHAWNPAFYAGTMTFAFEIAAQRGWTVPDALVLPIGHGTLFLGAYRGFKLLNDAGIVESMPRLLGAQAAGYAPIVAALGGETRGEDGERTDIADGIQIAEPARGTQILEAIDATDGDAIALGSNVLETTLDRLHRNGYYVEPTCAAAPAALRRYREAGVLDDDDDVVVPLTGSGLKTM
- a CDS encoding HalOD1 output domain-containing protein, encoding MGNHCWPVDGESPTLAVVQAVAAAAGRQPEDLEPLYDSVDGDALDGVLEGGDDVRVRFEFAGFDVDVTLEEVCLTERA
- the pyrG gene encoding glutamine hydrolyzing CTP synthase, which produces MPTEPDTQYDSSLGSKFIFVTGGVMSGLGKGITAASTGRLLKNAGFDVTAVKIDPYLNVDAGTMNPYQHGEVYVLKDGGEVDLDLGNYERFLGIDMHSDHNVTTGKTYKHVIEKERAGDYLGKTVQIIPHITDDIKRRIREAAEGSDVCLIEVGGTVGDIEGMPYLEALRQFAHEEPEENVLFVHVTLVPYSKNGEQKTKPTQHSVKEVRSIGLQPDVIVGRSDDKLEPSTKEKIALFCDIPTEAVFSNPDVEDVYHVPLAVEEEGLDEYVLEHFDLADAALPPEERTREWREVVTTEKTESVDIALVGKYDLEDAYMSIHESLKHAGFELGAEVNVEWVFADDLADGHDGQLEDVDGVIVPGGFGMRGTEGKIEAIRYAREHDVPFLGLCLGFQMAVVEYARHVLGLEDAHSAEMDADTPHPVIDILPEQYEVENMGGTMRLGEHTTVIEPETLAYDLYQDTSCQERHRHRYEVNPEYFDAFADEPLTFSGTAGNRMEILELEGHPFFLGTQYHPEYSSRPGDPSPPFVGLVESVLQTGRMDGGDVPNDAGDTDETEVTH
- the guaA gene encoding glutamine-hydrolyzing GMP synthase, whose translation is MVDADTFVPDAVAEIENEIGDANAVIALSGGVDSSVAAALAYEAIGDRLTPVYVDTGLMRKGETDQIRETFSFMESLEIVDAKERFLEGLAGVTDPEEKRKIIGEQFIREFEREALEADADYLVQGTIYPDRIESEGGIKSHHNVGGLPEVVDFDGIVEPVRDLYKDEVRDVARHLGLDELVAERMPFPGPGLAVRVIGEVTEEKLEVARDACHVVEEELEEYDPWQALAAVIGKATGVKGDNRVHGWVVSVRSVESRDGMTARAQELDWETLQRIQSRITGQNENVARVVYDVTHKPPATIEYE
- a CDS encoding DUF7344 domain-containing protein; translated protein: MAMLILAEAALAFAGLLDDALVYLVQSSGVLGHPVRRRVMSLLVDREIATREELVAALSDDETLSEREVERLETMLHHDHLPRLEEELLVEYDDRNGDVVLRTDPAEARELLESTPKN